The following are from one region of the Nicotiana tomentosiformis chromosome 7, ASM39032v3, whole genome shotgun sequence genome:
- the LOC104087029 gene encoding uncharacterized protein: MTKKNGVKPSRIEVFKETHTRKNKQPVNEIADETMKEMDELAKVYPELNVPGSALNDVYAQVMGPDTHENIRTLGKGATTSFVYGPAYKRSQAEQREFDRRVEIEVEKATFAIRIEIEEKLSEAKEEIEAKEKKLFEGKEEIKEMGEKYLKQQRIWKQK; encoded by the exons ATGACAAAGAAGAATGGTGTAAAACCAAGTCGTATCGAGGTGTTCAAAGAAACACATACGAGAAAGAATAAACAACCAGTAAATGAGATAGCTGATGAAACTATG AAAGAAATGGATGAACTTGCTAAGGTGTATCCTGAGTTAAATGTCCCTGGAAGTGCTCTCAATGATGTGTATGCACAGGTTATGGGACCAGACACTCATGAAAATATTCGAACTCTAGGAAAAGGAGCAACTACAAGTTTTGTTTATGGCCCTGCATATAAACGATCACAGGCTGAGCAAAGAGAATTTGATAGAAGGGTTGAGATAGAAGTTGAAAAAGCTACCTTCGCCATTAGAATTGAGATAGAAGAAAAATTGTCTGAAGCAAAAGAAGAAATAGAAGCGAAGGAGAAAAAGTTatttgaaggaaaagaagaaataaaagagATGGGGGAAAAATATTTGAAGCAACAAAGGATATGGAAGCAAAAATAG